ATACAGTGACGTCTCACTCTCCCCGGTCACTTCATTCAGTCCACTGTAGTCTTGTTCATTCTTCCCACTCGTGTTCGCATGAGCAGTCATCTCTCCAGTGTCTTTATTTCGTACATCTGTGCCTGGTGAGGGTACCCATTTCAGTCTGAAACAGAAATTCAATAGAAACAGGACAGGTGGCACTTATAACAATATATAGCCTATCTTGAGTTGTATACTCCACAGGGAGCTGGACATTGAAATTGGGTGCACATCGATCCAttgatatggatgtttctgcTGTGCATGTTTACTTTAAAGGTACTtcaatgtgtttttttcttttgagtTTAAACATTTTCAGTGCTTATTCCAGTAACCGCAAGACTATTGTAGGACTACAACATGGCAAGACTAAGACTTCATAACTGTTATGAAACACGTTTTGAAAAGTTACCTTCCATATGTGGCCAACTCTCAGATATGGTCAACCTATTTCAAAAGTTACCTTCCAAATTTCAGCAGACACATCATGAACCCACCAACCAGCAACAGCATTACAACAAGTACTACAGCTCCTCCAATGACGCCGCTTGTAACAGGAGACACTGAATCGGATTCATATGTTCATTTTTTCTTGTATCAGAAAATcacatatgtgtatgtgtacatatttcAATGTATCTTAGAGAGATACGTCCATGTTTTCATATTCTtgacaggtaataaattacaatATTAATACCTATCTTTTAAAGactgataaaaacaaaacataaatgctATTCGAACCTCTAACGTCCACATCACATCGATGACCAGTGAAGCCGTCCAGACATTTTCCGGAACAATGACCATCCCCAGCATTACATGTGACATCACAGTGTCCACAACGAGTACAGTCAGGCCAAAATGTTCCAGGTTTGCACCCTGAAGGTTCAAGTATTAAATGATAACATATTATTGAGATGCgaagtgaaatatgtttgagtTATGACACATCTAAAAAAAAAAGTCTTTGTAGCTCTTCAGTTGAATTCGCAATAATATACAGCAATATGCCTCATGAAACCCAGATCTCACACAACGGGGCAGCACTTCCAGCGGATATGGTTCAATAACGAAAACTCTCGgagggacaataattttatagcTTTTCAACCCCCGTCTAGATCACCACCACAAACAATCTCTGTGAATTGTTATATACAACCACATTTAGGAGAAACAACTATGTTCTTCAAAAGTTATCATGATGTCGATTTATCCTAGAAAACCAATGAATAAATGAGTAATAATAGTATAAAACAATACTTCATAGATGCATGAAAATTCTAATTGGCAGGCAACCAACACAAGACGATGTCATGTTAGCtagtagcaagatcattttATATTGCAATAATTTCCAGTAAAAAGGATTTTTGCATGTTGTTGATGGCCTGAAGGCAAGACAAATCTAAAAATATTGTGGGTTTTTTATATTTAGACTGTTTATTGATATCAGACAAGAAAAGTTGCTTCGGCTCCATAAATAGAACTGTTCTTTTGCAATCTTGAAGAAATTGTTCTGgacccaatgacagtggcacaagcaactgctcCACCGTCTTTAGATCCACCCTTGAACATAGATCTGCAAGTACCAAAAGTGTGTCTTAACTGATTAAGTATAGTGTATTCTTGTTAGTAGATTAGTTCGTTCGTTGTAGATTTCATACATTTGGTTAATGTGGGATCCGCGTGCGGTCTCACCATTTACCAAGGAAGAGAAGAAGGGCAGAAAAGAGATTTTctcaatttcaatatttgctgCAGAAACAAAAGGTTTAATTCGTAGTGCAAGACTTGGAATAAAGGCGGAGTTTTTGTTATGAGATCCTCATGGATGGGATTAGTACTCAGTTTACTAAGCTGGATGAATCAATTCAGCTTCAGCAGCTGCATATGATACTCAGTTAAATCAGTAAATAGAAATGGATCGATCACAGATCCTTGTAACATCACATGTAACACCACAATCTGGCATCTGACAGACACTGGTGAACAACttagtttgaaatatgtttgaaaccACGTGATACCTACAGCTGTATACACCCTTATATTTCTAATTCTACGAATGTAATTAAAATGCAAATATGTGGCATCATTACTCTGAGAACAGTCTGCTCCAATCCATCCTTCCTGACAACCGACAGCGCAGGCTCCGGTCACATGGTCGCAGGAGACAGGTGCAGTTCCACAGTGACGTGAATCACAAGACTTGCTGCAGTTAGAACCGTACCTTCCCGTCTGACATGCTTCACGCAAAGGAAGGGGAGGATTGGTCAACCAACAATTACATCTTTGTGTCGCAAggttaaaatgttttacaacAAGGCTTTTTTCGATCCACATTCAAGCAATGAGGTACAAGAACTAAGTAACTGAACTATACTACATAAAAATTGGGGAAcgtcatttttattttaaaatttaaaaaaaagattGGAGATATATCGATGTCAAGCAATGTTGAAATGATACTAATGAATGTTGTGAGAGTGCATCGCCAGTCCTCATGACCACAGGTGTTTGTACAGTAATTGTTCTTAGAAACTGGTTGGTGTTTGACGTGagatttgcatgtgtacgattttcattttcagacaaaAAACGGCTTGAAACAAACAGTAGCAACTGTGTGATGCAATATGATAGTTgatcaaaattaatattttgcAGTAGTTCTGTTGAAAaccatcaaaatcaagaatgacccCTATGCCCACGTATGGGGCTTCTGCCTTGTGCACTTGAATAACATCCGTTGTGCTTAGGGGTGGTGGTCAAAAAGGAAATGgtaatatgtaaataaaatgtctgtcttgCAAAACTTCATATCTGAAGTGAAAGTTCAGTTTCCACTTTTTAGTTTAGTCACTCCGTGCAAATCTACTTCCCAGTATCTTCTCTTGCAACAGCATTTCAACTGGgtttacatatacatattatCGGCCATTCAGATATGTATCTTACATAACAAAAGAAGTATGTGAACTATGAAAACATTTCTCAACACTAGTCTCACGTATACTGCAGTCATCATTCTGCCAGCCTTCCCGGCATCCATCTGGACATGATCCGGTAACGTCACACACAGATGATCGTGTTTTACAGTTGCGGGAACTGCAGAACTCTGTACATCTTTGTCCATACGTTCCAGAGGGGCAAATGACTGGCAGCGTGAAAAGCGAACATCTAAATGTAGTTTCGTTTAAATTTTTACCCTCAAAGAATCATTACAACCATTGCAATACACTTCATCAAATACAATTTACCGTTCAATTTGGCGTTATCAGATAGGAtagttttcttgaaaaaatataagGGTGTGTTATTGCAAATCTATTTCAATTCTTTTTCTAAATATGTTTGGGGAGTCATTATTCTCGAGAGGATTTCACCTGTCAAATGTGTCGTTTCTGCGGCACAAGTGGCATTAATAACACCAACTGATTTTGGCAAGTGCAGTaggttcatgttgtggtgaaCACTGAATATGgatttgcttgtgtttgtgacatATACGTTTAGGAATCTAAAGTTTCCAATATCACTGATTGGAACCTATCAATACTGACAGCAGGAACGCCGCACCTGTATCACATCTCTGTCCCTGCCACCCTGGTCTACAGTCTCCAGGGCACAATCCAGTCAAGCGATCACAGGTTGAATCAAGGCAGTGACAGAACTTATCACAGTTCACACCGTAGACACCTGGGCTGCAGGCTGGTACATTATCAAGACAGTATAAGTGCATTTGACATGTGGAAATGCAGTTGACATGTGTTACGATTAGGTTCACCTTTGTGTATagaaatgtgtgttgttttttaacTAATCCAGACTTTTGTTTGGTCTGTGATATCATCCGGCAGTTCAGCACGTTACGTATACAAATCTAAAGTCTCCGGTATCACTGAATGGAACCTATTAATACTGACAGTAGGTAAGCCTCACCTATATCACATCTCTGCCCGTGCCACCCGGGTTTACAGTCTCCAGGGCACAATCCAGTCAAGCGATCACAGGTTGAATCAAGGCAGTGACAGAACTTATCACAGTTCACACCGTAGACACCTGGGCTGCAGACTGGTGCATTAGCAAGACAGTATAAGTGCATATGACTGTATTCGAAGACGGAAATGTAGGTGACATGTGTTAAGACTGGATTTACCTTTGTGTATAgaaatgtgtgttgttgttttttaactaATCCAGACTTATCTTTGGTCTGTGATATAATCCGGCATTTCAGCATGGTTCTCCCATGTCCCAGCCGGCACATACTTACATTGTATCCTTCATATCGAAACTAGGCCGATTATCAACATTTAAGGTATTTATGCGTCTTTAGATGTGATGCTGCAATGGGATCGAACCCATGGCATTTCATCCTTTCGTCCAACAGTCGACCCACTACACCACAGTGGCGGTTTTAGAGGCGTAATTCCGGTGTACGATGTATAGCCTAGGTATAATGGGGCAGTGAGTACAATCGTTCACAACGACAAAGGTTACATCCAGGTTCCGTAAATGCAGGTTCTGTACTCAGCTGTAACACCAACAGCGCCATATCAATTCACCTCGGTCTCGGCCATTTAGTTTGGTATTTGACAAACATTTTTGGTGATAGACACCGAGTGTACTTCAGGGTTGTGGGACGTGGGGGTTCAAACACATTGTGtctttttacaataaaatacgCTTAGCATAGATGCCAGAGAAACTTCGAGATCTTTAGCGTTGTTTGAGTCTAATCTGTTACTAAATGGGTCACACGATGTACATCGTCCTGTTGTGATTTTTTATTGCAGTATCAGAACATGACTTTTGAGTTCCATAACAAATATCAAAATAGTTTCGAGATTGATAATTATATGTACAACATTATACATAGGCAAAGGAAGATTGTTTCCATGTGTCGCTGTTTTGTAGCATAAATGTTAACAATGTATGGTCTGTGCAACATTAGATTTTTCAAGGCGAAAACACATCAGTTCCAGAGGATAttaaccagtctcgattattcgTCGAAACAGACATTGGGCGTAAAATGCAACACTGATAATATCATAATCAGATCACTGAAGATCAGTATCGACATAAGATATTCGCGGAAGAGGTTGAACATGCCCTGCCATTGGTAAGCATTACTCAAAACGTATCTGAAACATCTGACCAACAAAGCCGTGAAACAACTGATTGAATATATCAGCAATACTTGCATAACTGTACTGTTTCTTTATTTACTTGCTTCTTTAACTTGGTATTACATAAAATCTCTTATAGTTACTTATTGTTGTCAGAAACGTGACCAAGCGTATGATTCAATATTTAGATGGCGTGTTTAAATAGACAGACGCGGCGAGATCAACAACTGATCCAGTTAAGTTTAACTAAATAGTAAAGCCAAACGTCGGTTCATATCAATTTCAAACAAAAGACATATTTGGAATTCAGAACCATAAAGTATACAAAAAAGACAGTTGTACTTTGGTGAATTCTGTTGCATGATACACCTTGCGAAGTGGGAGTCTAGCAGCCTGGTTTCCACGATCATCAAGTGTGCCGGAGGCCCTCTTGTTGATCTATTATCGCCATACCAAATGCCATTAAATACACCCAAATATGTTGAGAGTTTGTTTATGAATCTATATTCAGCGGTTCAAAAGCATGTGTCCAGTTATTAGACACTTTGTCGTACTAGCTTTTTGTTATTAACACAGTGGGGTTTTTAGCGAGAGAATGAAAAAGTAGAGAAATCACGAAACATGCAAGTTGAATGCAACAAAAGTTTCAAAAACCCAGTTCATTCTTTCAACACTGTCACTATCCTAAGACATGGTTGCTAAAGTTTGACGATGTCTCTAGAACGGAACTTATAACGATGTTGCAGTTAAAGGAAAATACACCACCAGTGTGCCACAGGACACGTATGGGCAATTACTTCTAAATACAATAAATGACGTACCATAAATCTCCACCTCACAGATATTGAGTGCATCAGCGTATCCAGGTCCTGTCCCCGGGTTCCTGATGGTGACGTATCTGCCGGTACCGTTACACGTCACGTCAACTGGGTTGGTGGGTGTACCCGGGAGGGTGGAGCAGATGCTGGAGGGGTCGTTGTTCAGGTAGATGTTGGAGTTGGCATTTCTCCAGTAGTCTTTAGTAAAAGAGTGTTTCAAACTCGATTACACAATAATACTGTGTCAGTATAGTTGCTGTTAACTCATATATCTGATCACCAAACTATGTTCATGCAATGACATAATTGAGATGATCCAATTAAGAAAGTATGCTTTTGAGTAGAATTTTACATTAATgacttaaaacaaacaaacttaaaaCAATTGTAAATAAACAGCACAATGACACTTAGGAATCTTGTGGATATATACGCACGACATCCCGAGTTGATTTGTGATTCGTTCAGATATATTCTGTACCTTAAAGTAAACGCCCTAAACCTTAAAGTTTTTATAACGTTAATCACCGTCCGTAGATGTATGGTAGCTGGTTGATATCGTGACCTATTACGTACACATAAACCCATTTACAGGGTACAGAGACAAACTGTGAGTTTGTGGTAACCATCAAATAATGTTGTCTGAATAGAATCATTGATAcgtcacacaaaacaaaacacagtaaATGTGTGTTATCTGAAAAGCAGCAGCAAGTCTTGGCGAGCTAAATGCATTTTGTCACATCCTATTACAGCATAGTTACCATCCAAACTACACTCGCGTGATAACCTGTACAAATTTACTTCCATACTTTGGTAAACATGATCAATATTACCGACTGTAAATAGGCCAACAATAAGAGTCACTACTGctgtttttcaaattttcttGCACCAAGAGCCTGGGCATTTTTCAGTTGCAAATCGATTATAATCGATTATAGCATTAATAGAATCTCTGTAAACAAGTATAGATATTATTCGTTGACGAATATCACTATTAGGTGATAGTGATGCAATGCTATTGCTGTACACTGATTCATCATATACGTTTAATGATAATAATCCTCGTACGCGTCAGACAGCAATTCCTGCCTATTGCACAGTTCTGAGTGTCGTTCTCTGTGGTCTGTCACACATTTGTTGTATAGAAACATTAGCTGGATTTTCCTATGAAAAACCTATAAAGCTGAGTCATTGATGTGGAGTGTTAAcatatattgataaaagtgttaTGTGCACATTATTTGGTAGTCTTTGGTAAGAATCAATATGGTGTTGATTTGTGTAAATTGtaatttgtttatatatttttatatatcgAAATGCATAACTCGAATTCTGGAATAAGTCTAAGGTGGGTCAACGGTGATTCATTACAATCTAAGATGGTATTAAGACGAGTATAATCGCATCGTTCTCTATATGATCACTGTGCATGGATACCTACATTCATGCCTACTGTAGATCATgatgtcatacagctggaagtCCCTGCCCAGATCCACTGTCCAGTCTGACGGAGATCTGTCAGCGTGGAAACAGGTTCTGTCCTCACCATGTACGTCATCGTCTCCATCCACTGCCTTTGACGGGTACCAGTCGCTCATAAAGCCAGATGTTGTTGATGCCGGTTTGTTCAGTGCAATGTTTTCTGTTAAGTACAATACTAATGTCACTTCACTGTCTCAATCTATAGCCTGACGGGTAGCAAGATGCTGTTGACGCTGTCTTCTTTTGTGCCCTCACTAAAGTCCATACATATCCCAATGAGCGCTAATGGTGAAAATGGTAAAAGGTTACGGTTACATGCATGGTGAGTCTAGGCATGGAGAGATCCTAATTAATATCTTATGTCAGTCGCAATCCAACAGCCTATCAAATAGTTTATAAGGTGTTAAGGGATCGTTCATAAGGATTTGTAACAATAGCTTCTTTTCACACCGACCAAAGCAGAATATTAAACACCGCCACGTGAAAGCATTAAATGTATATGGAACTCACGTTTCTGGCAAAACCCTCCTTCCTTTATCCATCCCGGATCACAAGGACCAGAACAGGTACCTGTTGTAACGTCACATGATGTCCAGCAGTGACAGGAGTAGCTACAGGAGTCTCCAAACCTTCCTGGTTGACAGGAACCTAGGAGATACAGAAATGTGTGATTCAATGACCAGGTTCTTGTCTATGACGACTCGGGAGTCTCCAATCGccatttacgacaagcatgggttactgaagaccaattctaacccggatctttaagGGTATAAACTAGactgagtgaaagagtgagttaaCCATTTATATCTTGTGTGCAGTATTGCACACTATATTCTATATTAAGTTATataaattaaaataattaaCAGAAAATCACAAAAGAATGCCAACCAATGATGTTTGCAGTTGTAGGCAATTGCGCCATGGAGTATTTCAAGCCTTATCATTTGCGTCATTCTGCATGGATCGTAGAACTGCACTGTAAGGGTATAATCACGCTTagcctggggtgacaaagtggGGATAAGATGTGCAAGGAAAATGGATAGTAGGGCTCTGGAGTAGAAATGACTGAATCCAGATACAAGACAGAACCCGGGATAAGCATTCCAGAAAGGGTGGTTTGGCATCCCGGGAGTGAGATGACAAGGCTAGGGCAGATTTGATACATCCCTGGAGAAATGGTGATAGAATATGACAAGACTAGACTAATAGACTATGCATGGCCAAACTCGGTGTTTGGGAAATACGGGGTTACTTTAGAAGGGATAACAGTGCCGGGTGGTACGAACCCTCCGAGTAGGGCTGTGAGCAGTCGGGAAGAAAATGTCTCGTTGTAATAACCAAGTTGATCTACTCACCTGATGCCAACTGTATCCATCGAAGTAAAACCACTACAACGAATATCCTGACACCCGCCATGGTGAGCAACTAGGAAGTGAAAAAAACCACACTGTATTAAGGTTCACGCCTACTGTATGTGCAACTCCACGCGTCATCTTTTTGTCATAATTGACGGTCATAGTCAGTAGCGACGCTGAGTATAGAAACCAGATTTTCACACACGTTTCACATTCAGTGAGATTGTGTGTgaataattttcaaatttgtttcaaaagaacTTCTTGAGATCACATGTATATCAATCTAAGGGTAAAATCTGGAACAGTTGAGTCAATTGTAAACAACTTGCACCCACTACATTCTCGTCCTAAGTATGCATGTTACTCGTTACCCGTTGTACGATCGACATGGCAGTTGTAGCAGTGTTGCTTCCATCTTGATCAGGTGAGGTCAGACCTGAAGACTTCAGTCACTGCTTCTGCTATGTGTGGTGATATCGTTTTCTGTATTTGACAGTCTGCCAATTCCAGACTGAGCGTTTTCTTGTGATTGGTGATACGAAATAATAGGTGCGCGgagggcgagctggctaaagcgccagacTAGTGATTCAGCGAGGTTCAGGTGTCGAGATCGaccccacctgtgaccgggtgtaacaGGCTTGGGGTCAagtttgtgtgcagactctttccgtgttgtcacaacccctagcgTAGAGTACGCAACCCTGTGCAGtgaaaagaacccacgaatccgtcgtgatatatgaccagatgatggccacgtgaatacgtgcaaacacctagctGGGGCTACAGCAACGCGCAGTAAAtttgctgtgactatgtgtccaagtccacccagctgtaaatgggtaATTCGATAAATTAAACGGACgggcggacggacggacggacagacgaggcgtccaCTAAATCCCGCCGCATTACATGCTAGGGGGATAACAAAAGTATGTAACGACGACAGAAAGCGCATTTCTATGCCTTTATCACCTTCGATTCAAAGGCATTCGGGACATTTATTCAGCGTGTTCGTCATGGGAGAGACTGAAATATCAAAACACATCACAATtgaattctggactcacaaaagtccagaaactctccgcactgtggtcactctctcacaagagatttggcctaaacaaacatgcagctgttatgtatatgtgctaaggatgaaaaaaatgaaaaatattttttcgaaAACACAAAATTTACACtccctcgcccatgggcgagaatgtttcatttcgtcccgaataaatgttttggaagttgtaaatgaaagaaaaaatcTTAATAAGTATCCTGACACAAATTTTAGctcgttgtgacttgactccgctaaccgacagcgattttaaaaaatctcgcccatgagcgaaaaacatattggcccatggatgagaatatttacttccactgaaaatatatgttttcccatgttttgcagtttttaaataaatgaaaatatatttattagtgtcgtgacacgaaattcagcttattttgacttaattttgctaatttagagcgattttaaaaatatcattaaaaaaacattttgcctATGGGTAAGAATATTacttcaaaatacatcttttccattGTTTTTGGAGGATTAAATGAATGAAACTGcttttatgagtatcatgacacaaacgtcaactcattttgacttaaattTAATAAATTTGCGAATTCAGcgcgattttttaaaaatatgccagaataattacttttacttcaaaatacatcttttcctgtgtttttgaggttgtaaatgaatgaagatatatttatatgaattaatgaatttcgaattaattctgctaatttagagcgatttttaaaaaatctcgccatgggcgaaaaacatttgacccatgggcgaaaatatttccttttactcaaaatacatcttttccaatgtttttggAGGATGTACATGAATGAAACTGcttttatgagtatcatgacacaaaattcaactgattttgacttaaatttgcgaatattttttttaaatgtgccagaataattacttttacttcaaaatacatcttttcctgtgtttttcatgttgtaaatgaatgaagatatatttataagtatcatggcacaaaattcaacttaaCATTTTGACCTAATTCCGCTAATttctaacaagtacaagaatctgcacttccACTCAAAATTCataggggttttttttattgtctttgaggttgtaaatgaattgaaaatgtgtttataagtatcatgacaaaaaatatgaactcattccggtcttaattcgactggcacccgtgaacggccacctcctcgtggtgggtgctgggtaacgccaagagccgttccaatccccgtgtggacccgggtcaactaggtccataacaccccattgctggtcgcaattGGGCAatctgtttgccgtgggttgcgtcccgtgtcggtggaggacggtagtctggtggttaaggGCAATAGGCGCctgaatcgtgttcctgttgcccaacataccacttcggcccttacttcacctagacgggtggtagaatcggcccgattctatcaatcggctggtcacgccaagccctgtgtatggacttgtaagtcattacacaaatgtaatttgaaaAAGTTTACTTTTGGATttggcacatttgtttatatcaaatgtcaacGACCTTtcaatatgatgttttgaactttgcctagagtcttatgcccagaaggcggtggctcatgggccaatctggtagaattgataatcttttaatgtttctgctggagtatatcatccgggtatccttggtgctccaagttggagacccacttgtatttagcattgtccttgtgatactccgtggtggttggggagctcggatgatgaaccatataaccaccaaacatggaataccaaaccccttccaaaaaaacaaaacgtccactggatAATGAAGATGAGCAAAGACCATTAAAATCTGTAGaacattggccacgatttttagtgctTGAGACAGTTGACAAAGCACCTAtcaaacttaacccttttgccatatctaagggtattcaaggcataGCTGGTGAAGTTAAATACGTCCGAAGATTACGATCAGGTTCTTTGCTGATAGAATGCAACAGGAAGCAGCAATCTACCAACCGTATATCAACAGTTTCATTTGTCGGCGTTCGTGTTTTAGTTACAGCACATAGAACGCTCAATACCAGTAAAGGAATTGTACGAGACAGGGATcagttgtttgctgatatgacgGAAGCTGACATAGTGTTTAAGATGAGAAATCAAGACGTTATGTTTGTTAAACGGTTCTCAACTCGAAAaaactcacaaacacaaccaaccaacatgtacctttttttcattttcaacgcCGACTGCTCCGACATCAGTCAAAGTAGGTTACAGCAATGTCAAAGTTGACACCTTTATTCCaaacccattaaggtgtttcaaatgtcaaagattTGGCCATGGCGTCAATACATGCACAAGATCTGTCGCATGTGCTCATTGAACAAACTCAGTGAACAAACTCATACAACGGAAGACTGTGACAATGATGcaaaaaatgtaccaactgttCAAGGAGTCACCCATCATActctaaagactgtcctgtcTGAAAACaccacatgaaaataaatagaattaaattttcaagaaacatcagtttttctgaagcaaagaaacttgttcagTCTGAGGAAGGCACGGAAACTTATGCGTCTGTCCTCCAGACAACCCCTGAAATAACAACCAAAGTCACAACTTTATCTGTTGACTGCCAGACAGACTTGACGTGGTTGAACTCTGAAGcgcctcaaatatattcaaatgaacagtCAACTCAAACATCTGATTCACGCTCTGACATACAGACTCTTTCTCAAGGTCAATCATCATCTCTCACTCAGAAGAAGTCTCAAGCACAAAAACCACAAATATCtcaaagaaatgtgaaacaaagcaAATCAAGAATTGAATCTTCGAAAGGACAAAGTGATAGGAtttcaaaggggtcagataattcGATCCAACTATTTAATaggtttggatctcttgaaagAATGGATGTGGCTGAAACCATCCAGCCACGGGCGCAAAGCGTATCGCCCTCtaaaaaggtacggggtagatccccagtcATACCTCCCAAAAGATAGATTCTCCAAACaacattatacagtggaattgccgaGGACTGAAGGCCAACTTTAACGACTTACTGCTATTGGTCGAGGACATTCGtccatcagcattctgtcttcaagaaacatatttaaagcagacagataatttcagcCTGCGCCACTTCAATGCaaatcattctttttctcctccgggtgatagggccacgggAGGATCATCCATCCTTGTGAGACATAATGTACTCCAAAGCCCTGTTatccttaaaactaatcttcaagctgttgcagtacgacttactTTGCATGTTACTTTTACTCTCTGCTCGCTAATATATTCCACCATCTTCAGCTCTTCAGCAGGCTGATAGCAAACCCTTTACAATCAACTCCCGAAAacctgtattattatgggtgattgtaatggccacaacccactctggggtggtacaactgtTAATACTAAAGGGAAAGTACTGGAGGAGTTTAttacaaacaatgatttatgcatatataatgattgttcatatacatatttacaccctggcacaggaacttattcagctcttgatttgtcacttactAATTCTGgtctattgagtgagtttgaatggtcagtccacgacgacctttgttga
Above is a genomic segment from Haliotis asinina isolate JCU_RB_2024 chromosome 7, JCU_Hal_asi_v2, whole genome shotgun sequence containing:
- the LOC137291072 gene encoding scavenger receptor class F member 1-like; protein product: MAGVRIFVVVVLLRWIQLASGSCQPGRFGDSCSYSCHCWTSCDVTTGTCSGPCDPGWIKEGGFCQKQNIALNKPASTTSGFMSDWYPSKAVDGDDDVHGEDRTCFHADRSPSDWTVDLGRDFQLYDIMIYSRHEYYWRNANSNIYLNNDPSSICSTLPGTPTNPVDVTCNGTGRYVTIRNPGTGPGYADALNICEVEIYVCSPGVYGVNCDKFCHCLDSTCDRLTGLCPGDCKPGWHGQRCDIGEAYLLSVLIGSIQ